A single region of the Clostridia bacterium genome encodes:
- a CDS encoding glutamate synthase, which produces MKINAEGLGFRDINEAIRGAGKEATLTGCCGQRFICAGMADVSVTVEGVPGNALGAYLNGAEITVTGNAQDAVGDTMNGGSIVVHGDIGDAAGYAMRGGRIFVKGNAGYRAGIHMKAYKDKVPAIVIGGCAGSFLGEYQAGGIIVVLGLHCEGGRIVSNFPCTGMHGGKMILRSDCRGVTFPNQVSARPASPGDMDEIREYVSEYCRLFGEDEAEVMDSPFTVVTPDSSNPYKQLYVPN; this is translated from the coding sequence ATGAAAATCAACGCAGAAGGACTCGGGTTCCGCGATATAAACGAAGCCATCCGCGGCGCCGGCAAAGAGGCGACTCTGACCGGATGCTGCGGCCAGCGCTTCATCTGCGCCGGAATGGCCGACGTTTCCGTCACCGTCGAAGGCGTGCCCGGCAATGCGCTCGGCGCCTATCTCAACGGCGCGGAGATCACCGTCACGGGTAACGCGCAGGATGCCGTCGGCGACACGATGAACGGCGGCAGCATCGTCGTTCACGGCGACATCGGCGACGCCGCCGGCTACGCCATGCGCGGCGGGCGCATCTTCGTCAAGGGCAACGCCGGCTACCGCGCCGGCATCCATATGAAGGCGTATAAGGACAAGGTCCCCGCCATAGTGATCGGCGGCTGCGCCGGAAGCTTCCTCGGCGAATACCAGGCGGGCGGGATCATAGTCGTGCTCGGCCTCCACTGCGAAGGCGGCAGGATAGTCAGCAACTTCCCCTGCACCGGTATGCACGGGGGAAAGATGATACTGCGCTCCGACTGCCGCGGCGTGACGTTCCCGAATCAGGTTTCAGCGAGACCCGCTTCGCCCGGCGATATGGACGAGATAAGAGAATACGTGTCCGAATACTGCCGTCTCTTCGGCGAAGATGAGGCCGAGGTCATGGATTCGCCCTTCACGGTCGTTACTCCGGACAGCAGCAACCCGTATAAACAGCTTTACGTACCAAATTGA
- a CDS encoding 4Fe-4S binding protein — MKRVYVNEEWCLGCHLCEYNCAFANSGMKDMAFALKDKKIFPRIHVEDGDRITFAVSCRHCTDPICVKSCIAGAISKRDGVVVIDRSRCVGCLTCVLVCPYGALAPGENGTMQKCELCLENSCGEPACVTGCPNKAIVYEERGAAE, encoded by the coding sequence ATGAAACGCGTTTACGTCAACGAAGAATGGTGCCTCGGATGCCACCTCTGCGAATACAACTGCGCCTTCGCGAACTCCGGCATGAAGGATATGGCGTTCGCGCTGAAGGATAAGAAGATCTTTCCGCGCATACACGTCGAGGACGGCGACAGGATAACCTTCGCCGTTTCGTGCCGCCACTGCACCGACCCGATATGCGTCAAAAGCTGCATCGCGGGCGCGATCTCAAAGCGTGACGGAGTCGTGGTAATCGACAGAAGCAGGTGCGTCGGCTGCCTGACCTGCGTGCTCGTCTGCCCCTACGGCGCGCTCGCGCCGGGCGAAAACGGCACGATGCAGAAATGCGAGCTCTGCCTTGAGAACTCCTGCGGCGAGCCCGCCTGCGTCACCGGCTGTCCGAACAAGGCGATAGTCTACGAAGAAAGGGGCGCCGCGGAATGA
- a CDS encoding NAD(P)/FAD-dependent oxidoreductase — translation MKRYVIIGNGVAAAGCIEGIRSVDPEGGISVVSEENRRVYSRPLISYYLEGRTDTERMKYRPDGFYEDNGCRVFLGKKAVSVDASAKLVTLDDGTELPYDALCVATGSRPFVPPFAGLDAVEKKFSFMTLDDALALEAALDKDARVLIVGAGLIGLKCAEGIHGRVGSITVCDLADRVLSSILDADCAAIVQKRLEEAGIRFMLGDTAERFDGGAAYMKSGAEVGFDVLVLAVGVRANTELVKNAGGEVNRGVIINERMETSVPQIWAAGDCAEGFDASIGANRVLAILPNAYMQGRAAGINMAGGDAGLANAIPMNSIGFFGYHVMTAGAYDGEMLEERSGESVRRFFVKDGLLRGYILLGETDRAGIYTSLIREKTPLDTIDFELTKKVASNAIFSREIRRKKFGGVV, via the coding sequence ATGAAAAGATACGTTATAATCGGCAACGGCGTCGCCGCGGCCGGCTGTATCGAAGGCATACGCTCCGTCGACCCGGAGGGCGGGATCTCCGTCGTTTCGGAGGAGAACCGCCGCGTTTACAGCCGCCCGCTGATATCCTACTATCTTGAAGGCAGGACCGATACCGAGCGTATGAAATACCGCCCGGACGGCTTCTACGAAGACAACGGCTGCCGCGTGTTTTTAGGGAAAAAGGCGGTTTCCGTCGACGCCTCCGCGAAGCTCGTTACGCTCGACGACGGGACGGAGCTGCCCTACGACGCGCTCTGCGTCGCGACCGGTTCGCGCCCGTTCGTTCCGCCCTTCGCGGGACTCGACGCGGTCGAAAAGAAGTTCAGCTTCATGACGCTCGATGACGCGCTCGCTCTGGAGGCCGCGCTTGATAAGGACGCGCGCGTGCTGATAGTCGGCGCGGGGCTTATCGGGCTGAAATGCGCCGAGGGAATCCACGGACGCGTCGGGAGCATCACCGTCTGCGACCTCGCCGACCGCGTCCTTTCGAGCATACTCGACGCAGACTGCGCCGCGATCGTGCAGAAGCGGCTCGAGGAGGCCGGCATACGCTTCATGCTCGGCGACACCGCCGAGCGCTTCGACGGCGGCGCCGCCTATATGAAGAGCGGCGCGGAGGTCGGCTTCGACGTCCTCGTGCTCGCCGTCGGCGTGCGCGCCAACACCGAGCTCGTGAAGAACGCGGGCGGCGAAGTCAACCGCGGCGTTATAATAAACGAGCGAATGGAAACGAGCGTTCCGCAGATCTGGGCGGCGGGCGACTGCGCCGAGGGCTTCGACGCCTCGATCGGCGCGAACCGCGTCCTCGCGATACTCCCCAACGCGTATATGCAGGGGCGCGCCGCCGGAATCAACATGGCGGGCGGCGACGCCGGCCTCGCGAACGCAATCCCGATGAACTCCATCGGCTTCTTCGGCTACCACGTAATGACCGCCGGAGCGTACGACGGAGAAATGCTTGAGGAACGCTCCGGAGAGTCGGTCAGGCGTTTCTTCGTCAAGGACGGACTGCTGAGGGGATATATCCTGCTCGGAGAGACCGATCGCGCCGGCATTTACACCTCGCTGATACGCGAGAAGACTCCGCTCGACACGATAGACTTCGAATTGACGAAAAAAGTTGCTTCAAACGCCATATTTTCTCGGGAAATCCGTAGAAAAAAGTTCGGAGGTGTAGTATAA
- a CDS encoding glutamine synthetase, producing the protein MKYSKEEVLQYVAEEDVKFIRLAFCDVFGKQKNISVMPEELPRAFEHGIAFDASAIAGFGDETHSDLFLHPEPETLTWLPWRPEHGKVVRMFCTVRYPDGRPFECDTRSLLKKAVSDAAEAGLTFYFGAEQEFYLFELDEKNMPTKIPYDNAGYMDIAPEDKGENVRREICLTLEQMGIRPESSHHEEGPGQNEIDFRYAEALAAADNVMTFQTVVKTVARRNGLYADFSPKPLENAPGNGFHINCSVKPDAASEKLCQMIAGVLEKAVPSTLFFNPSADSYARLGRMKAPRYVSWSAENRSQLIRIPAASGEFRRAELRSPDPTANPYIAFALIIRAGILGIKNRAELPKPLDINLYKADREMLSTLGKLPSSLEEAKVSASSDAFIKKHIPPEILGIYCR; encoded by the coding sequence ATGAAGTACTCGAAGGAAGAAGTATTGCAGTACGTCGCAGAGGAAGACGTGAAATTCATCCGTCTCGCCTTCTGCGACGTATTCGGTAAGCAGAAGAATATATCCGTTATGCCGGAGGAGCTGCCGCGCGCGTTCGAGCACGGCATCGCTTTCGACGCGTCTGCGATTGCGGGCTTCGGCGACGAAACGCACTCCGACCTGTTCCTCCATCCGGAGCCGGAAACGCTGACGTGGCTGCCCTGGCGGCCGGAGCACGGCAAGGTCGTGCGCATGTTCTGCACCGTCAGATACCCCGACGGCAGGCCGTTCGAATGCGACACCAGAAGTCTGCTGAAAAAGGCGGTAAGCGACGCCGCGGAGGCGGGGCTCACGTTTTATTTCGGCGCCGAGCAGGAGTTCTATCTTTTCGAGCTCGACGAGAAGAATATGCCGACGAAGATACCCTACGACAACGCCGGATATATGGACATCGCGCCGGAGGACAAGGGCGAAAACGTGCGCCGCGAGATATGCCTGACGCTCGAGCAGATGGGCATCCGCCCCGAAAGCTCGCATCACGAGGAGGGGCCCGGGCAGAACGAGATCGACTTCCGCTACGCCGAGGCGCTCGCCGCGGCGGACAACGTGATGACCTTCCAGACCGTGGTCAAGACGGTCGCGCGAAGGAACGGGCTTTACGCTGATTTCTCCCCGAAGCCGCTTGAAAACGCGCCCGGCAACGGTTTCCACATCAACTGCTCGGTCAAGCCGGACGCCGCCTCCGAAAAGCTCTGCCAGATGATCGCCGGAGTGCTCGAAAAGGCCGTCCCGTCCACGCTGTTCTTCAACCCCTCCGCCGACTCCTACGCGCGGCTCGGGCGGATGAAGGCGCCGCGGTACGTTTCGTGGTCGGCGGAAAACCGCTCGCAGCTGATACGCATTCCCGCGGCGTCAGGCGAATTCAGGCGCGCCGAGCTCCGGTCGCCCGACCCGACGGCGAATCCGTATATCGCCTTCGCTCTGATTATACGGGCGGGTATACTCGGCATCAAAAATCGCGCCGAGCTGCCGAAGCCGCTCGACATCAACCTTTACAAAGCGGACAGGGAGATGCTTTCTACTCT